TGATACCAGCGACAAACCAGTTGGGATTGAAACTGGGATTACTGACACTGGCGAGGATCGCGCCGGTATTGGGGTCAATGGCGATCAGGGCCCCCCGGTAGTGCTCCTTTTCCATGACGTGGGCAACGGCCTGTTGCACCCGCAGACGCAAGGTCGTGTGTACCGTATCGCCTGGCTTGGGCGCCACCCGACGCAGAGGCGCCACCGGGTCCCCTAAAGCATTCACGCTGCGGATGTCATAGCCAAACCGCCCACGCAATTGCCGTTCCAGGGTATACTCCAAGCCACTGACGCCAATCGTATGCCGATATAGATACTGCTGCGGATCGAACCCTTGCAGGTCTCGTTGCGTGACCGGCCCGACATAGCCGATCGTGTTGGCAAAGAGACTGCCATAAGGGTAATAGCGGTGCCAACGCACGGCGAGACGAACTCCCGGGTATGCCTCCTCACGCACGGCAAAGCGCGCCAGCAGTTCGGGCGAGAGGTGGGCGAGCAGGACGCGCGGCAGATAGGCTGGCTTGTCATCGATGGTATGCAAAAGGTGACGTATGGTCTTTTGCGGGATCGGGAAGTCCTGCTGCAGCCTGTGCAAGGTGGCATGCAGGTGATGAATTTCATCTGGGATCAGCTCGAGGACGTAGTACGCGCGATTAGCCGCCAACACCTGGCCATGATCCGCCAGAACCAGACCGCGGGGCGGCGCCAGAGGGACGATGGCGGTATGATTGGCACGAGCCAACTGACGAAAGCGCCGATACTGAAAGACCTGCAGGTCGATCACCCGGGCGGCGAGTACCAGCAGCAGCACTAGCAAAACCAGCGCCGCCCACCCCAGGCGTCGGCGGAAGCGACGCGACTCGTCCCGATGCGTATCCATGTGCAAGGAATAGAGGACAGAAAGGGCAAAGAGTTCCCGGCACCAACAGGGATATTCATCACCGTTCACAGGCTGTCTGGGAACTTCCCCGTGGCCTGCCCGTCATAGTCTACGTCAAACAACAGGGGAACAGCCGAATTATGACCGCAAAATCCGCAAAATCTCGCAAAATGATCCTTGCTGTCGGCAGCGCCGTATTTGCCGTGGGTTTGGGAGCCGTTGGCGTCTCTTTTGCCGCCAACGAGGAGATGCCCATCCCCAAGCCGGTTCTGCATGCGCCCGGTCCAAAGATGGTACCGGTACCGGATTTCAGTCCAATCGTCGAGAAGTATGGTAATGCGATTGTCAAAATCGATGATTCCGATACCAAGGTCGTCGGTGGCGCCCAGGGGCAGAACCCCTTCCCGAAGAACTCTCCGTTCTATCAGTTTTTCCAGAACTTCCCCGGCGTGCAGCCACCGCAGAGGGAGAAAGAAGAGGCCCTCGGCTCGGGTTTCATCATTTCCCCCAACGGCTACATCGTCACCGCCGGCCATGTGGTGCGCGGCATGCACCACATCATCGTCACCCTCACGAACCATCGCGCGTATCCGGCCAAGGTGGTCGGTCTCTCGGTGCGTTATGATACGGCCCTGCTAAAAATCGACGCCCACAATCTGCCAACGGTGGAACTGGGGAACGCCAACGACCTGAAAGTTGGCCAGTGGCTGCTGGCCATCGGCATGCCCTTCGGCTTCTATAACACCGTGACCCAGGGCGTGGTGAGCGCTCTGGATCGTTCTTTGCCGCACGATGATGAATATATCCCCTTCATCCAGAGCGATGTGCCGATTAATCCAGGTAACTCTGGCGGCCCCATCTTCAATATGTCCGGGCAGGTGGTCGGAATCAACGATCAGATCTACACCAACGATGGTGGCTATATGGGCCTCTCATTCAGCATCCCCATCAATACCGCCATGCGCGCCGTGGATGCTTTCCTTGCCCACAAAAAGTTACGTTTTGGCTGGCTGGGCGTCGATGTGCAGGAAGTGACACCGCAAATGGCACAGGCTCTGCATCTGAAAGAGCCGGTAGGGGCGCTGGTAGCCAATGTGGAACCCAATGAAGCAGCGGCTAAGGCGGGACTGAAGACTGGCGATGTCATCGTCACCTATGACCACAAACCGGTATACAGTGTCGGCTCCCTGCCTCCGCTGGTGGGCGACACGCCGCCGGGGACGAGGGTTCCCATCGGCATCCTGCGCAATGGCAAACCGGAAACCATCGATGCCGTCATTGGCACCATGCCACAAAAAATGCGCCATGCCGAGATGGACAAGGTGGTGGATATTCATCGGCTGGGCCTGCGGGTAAGCAGCCTGGATGCGGCCGAGAAAAAGGCCCTGGGGATTCGCCACGGTGTCCTCATCGAGAGCGTCTATCCCGGCCCAGCGGCAGAAATCGGCCTGCATGAGGGCATGGCCATTCAGGAGATCAATCAACAGGCCGTCGACAGTCCCCAGCAGCTGGAGAGCATCGTCAAAGGTCTTCCGGCGCATCAGCCGATTTCCGTGCTGATCCGTCAGGGGCATAACAGTCTCTTCGTGGTCATCCATCTGCCCAAAGAGTAAGGAAATCGACAGATGAATCTCTCCCTGCGGCGCCTGCGGGCGCCTCTGCTGGCGTTGTGCTTCTCTCCCATGGGCGTCTCTCTGGCGCAAGCGGCGGACCTGCAGCCTCCGCCGCCGCCCATTCCCGACTGCAAGAGCTACGTGCTGATGGATTTTCGCACCGGCGCCATCATTGCCGAAAAAGATCCAGACCTGCAGCTGCCACCTGCGAGTCTCACCAAATTGATGACCGCGTATTTGACCTATCGCGCCCTCGCTGAGGGACGCCTGCATTGGAATCAGCAGATACCCGTCAGTAACGTGGCCTGGCACACCGGCGGATCCAGCATGTTCATTCAGCCCAACCTGCCGGTCACCGTTAGCCAGCTCATGCACGGGCTGATCATCGACTCCGGCAACGACGCCGCTGTCGCCCTAGCCCAGGCGGTCGCTGGCAATCGCGCCGCTTTTGTCGAGGAGATGAATGCCGAGGCGCAGAAAATGGGACTCGAAGGGGCGCATTATAGCAATGTCGATGGTCTGCCTGACCCCGGCCTGCATCTTTCGGCCATGAACATTGCGACCATTTCCCGCAATCTGATCCAGAAATACCCGCAGGTGATCGACATTTCCAAGATCAAATATTATCGCTACAACCACATCACGCAGCGCAGTTGGAATCCCGCCCTCTTTGGCCATCCGAGCATCGACGGGCTGAAAACCGGCCACACGAATGCCGCTGGTCACTGCATGGATACCACCGCCATTCGCCACGGACGGCGTTTGATCGCCGTCGTCATGGGGGCGCCGAACTGGCCTGCCGGCGTGAACGATGTCGTCGCCCTGCTCGACTATGGCTACACCTTCACCGGCGATGTGGAAGCAGTGAAGGCAGGGACCGTGCTGGGCAAATACAGCGATCCGCAACTGGACCCGGAGGATTTCGCGGTCAAGGCGGCAGAGGATGTCTGGGTAACCGTACCGGAGGGGGAGCAGAAGGATCTGCAGCGCACAGTCAGCTACGACAAGCTGGGGGACAAAGCAGTGGCTGCCGGCGCCGTCGTGGGCCACTTACAGATTACCCTGCACGGTAAAGTGCTTGGCGAAACCCCGCTGGTGGCTGCTGAGGCTGCCAAACCTGCGGGCACGATCGGCACTCTCTGGCATCAAGCCGAGAACGCGCTGTAATCTAGGACTCCCTGCCTTGCCGATCGGATGAGGAGGCAAGCGGATCGCTAAGGCGCTGGCGTCCCCAGACGGCGCGCCTGTTCGCGAGGCAACCGGCGCGCCCGCCAACTGGCGTAGAACAGCGCGGGCAGGATCGCCGCTATCCAGAGGGCCAGGGACCAGCCGAGGGGATAGGCCAAAGGAAAGAGGGATTCCCAAAGCACCCACCAGAAGAGCAGCGTAGCCACGACCGGCAAGAGAAAATGGAAGAAGACGCGACCGGTGCGGGAGTCATCACCCGCTGGCAGACGCATCAAGGCCAGATTCATCAGGGTATGGGCAGTCACCAGCCCAATCAGTACGGCCGTCGTCATGACATTGAAGCCATTGCTGGGCCCGAAAACTAGGCCAAACAGGATTGCCAAGGCCAGCGCCAACGCGGTGAGAAAGTTGATGGCGCCCTGGGGGGCACGTTGCCCGTTTACCAAAGCGAAGCGAGTGTGCAGCAAGCGATCGCGAGCAATGGCGAAGAGCACCCGTGCCGAACCATTCAACAAGGCCAGACCGTCGGCCATGGCGCTGTTGATGGCCAGGATCACCAACGCCGCCGCACCCCAGAACCCGAGATATTTTTCAAATACCAGCACCCCCGGAGCGCCGTTGGCAGCAAAGCTGCGCATGTCGTGCATCCCCCAGCCCACGGTCAAGGCATAGGCTGACAGAACCAGCGCTGCGCCGACCAGACTCAGGGATACCAGTGCCGCCTTGCCGATCACCCGTCCGTTCTGGGTGCGTACCCCACGCGCCTCCTCGGCCAAGGGTGTGTGGCTACCAATGCCGATAAAACTGGTGATCGCAAAGATCATTCCCATCGCTACGCCCTTGAAGCCGACGTCCGCGGTGCTGAAGGGCGCCCACGGATGGGCGGGCAGGGCACGACTGATGATGAACAGCGAACTACCCACCAAAAACAGGATTTCCATCAGGCTGGTGAGTGCCACCGTACGAATGCTGGGCCGAATGCCAGCCACACTGAGCAGCCACGGGACACCCACAAAGAACAAAATACTGGCAATCCAGAACCAGGAAGGTAGTGCGATGCCCAGGCTGCGCGCGAGTCCAGGCAGAAAGACGCCGCCCACATAGACGGGGATCGCCCCGACACTCAGGGTTTGATAGAAGATCACCATGAAACCCGTCACCAGCGCCGCTGGCGCCCCCAAACCTGCCGAGACAAAACTATAATATCCGCCGGCCGAGGCCCGATGCTTGGTCAGGTGGTAGATGGTGTTCACCTCGATGAACATCAGGATGAAGGCTGCAAGATAGGAGAGCGGCATGGCTACCAAGGCGAAAGCAGCACCGGCAGTCATGAAAGCGACCACATCACAGGTCGGCGCCATGCCGGATATGCTCTGGCCCACCAAGCCCCAGAAGCTCACGACATCACGCTGTAACGTACTGGAATCTGACATGCTTTGCGCCTTTTTGCAACACTGTTGCATAGCATGGTAGCGATTCGCACGCAAATGTCAACAACACTACCGGCTTGAAAGACGGTAATGGCAGGTCAGTGCCTTGGGTGACTGGTCTTGCGGGGCTGGAATAGCGGATTTGAGAAGAATCACTGCCCGTTCAATCGCTTCTCAAGCAAACAAACCGCGTCTGACATCAATGCTTCTGGGGGCATCAATGCTTCTGGGGACGACTTTGCCGGGTCCAAAGTTCTGCGTAATGCCCACCGGCCTGCAGTAGTTGCTGATGATTACCGGTTTCCAGCACCTGGCGACCTGCCTTTCTCATTCCTACAACAACGCCCCGAACACTGCGGTCGGTGAAGGAGCGGGAGGTACACGGCCCCTTGACGGGTCTGGGCTTTCTCCATAATATTCTGCTCCTTTCCGGCGCACCACGCCGGCAGTCCCATTGGTGGAGGTTCTGATGTACGCAGTAGTCGAGAATGGCGGTAAGCAGTATCGAGTGGCAGTAGGTGACAAGCTGCGCCTGGAGAAGATGGAAGCCGAGGCTGGCAGCGAGCTGGTTCTCGACCGTGTACTGCTGCTCGGCGAAGGCGAAGAAGTCCAGGTGGGACAGCCGCTCGTCGCCGGTGCCAGTGTCAAGGTTACGGTGCTGAGCCAAGGTCGCGCCGACAAGATCCACATCTTCAAGATGCGTCGTCGCAAGCATTTCCGGAAACGGCAAGGTCATCGTCAGTACTACACCGAAGTCCGCATCTCCAGCATCGACGCCTAACCCAGGAGCAAACGAATATGGCACACAAGAAAGCAGGCGGTTCCTCGCGTAACGGGCGCGACTCCGAATCCAAGCGTCTGGGCGTCAAACGTTATGGCGGACAGGCGGTCATCGCTGGCAACATCATCATCCGCCAGCGGGGTACGCAGTATCACCCTGGTGCTAACGTCGGCATCGGCAAGGATCATACCCTCTTCGCCCTGAGCGATGGTGTGGTACATTTCGAACGCAAAGGTCCGCGTCAGGTGCGCACCGTAAGCGTCATCAACGGCTGAGTATAGCCATCGGGAAGGCCCCGCCCCGGTTTTGCGGGGCGGGGTTTTTTCATGCAATTTCTCGACGAAGTCCGTATCACGGTGGGAGCCGGCAATGGGGGCCACGGCTCTGTCAGCTTCCGTCGGGAAAAATTCATCCCCTTCGGCGGTCCCGATGGCGGCGATGGCGGGCGAGGGGGCGACGTCTACCTCGTGGCTCAGGAAAACCTCAACACCCTCATCGATTTCCGCTACCAGCGGCGCTATCGTGCCGAAAATGGTCACGGTGGCGCTGGTCGACAAATGACCGGGCGGGCCGGAAAGGATCTGGAAATTGCCGTCCCCGTCGGCACCTTGGTCTATGACGAAGATACTCGCGAACTACTTGGTGACCTGCGCGAAAACCAACAGCGCCTGTTGATCGCCAAGGGTGGACGCGGTGGGCATGGCAATCTCTGGTACAAGACCAGCGTCAACCGCGCACCCCGTCAGTTTGAAAAGGGTGGACTTGGGGAAGAGCGCAACCTGCGGCTGGAACTGCGCCTGCTTGCCGACGTCGGCCTGCTGGGCCTGCCCAATGCCGGCAAGAGCACCTTCATCCGCGCCGTCAGTGCTGCCAAACCCAAGGTCGCCAGTTACCCCTTCACCACCCTGCACCCGCAGCTCGGCGTCGTCCGGGTGGGCGAACACGAGTCGTTCGTCCTCGGCGATATCCCTGGCTTGATTCCCGGTGCCGCCGAGGGCGCAGGTCTTGGCACCCGCTTTCTGCGTCATTTGCGCCGTACTCGGCTGCTGCTGCACCTGGTCGACATAGCCCCGCTCGAAGAGAGCGATCCGGCACAGAGCGTAACCGCCCTGGCGGCGGAGCTCGAGGCGTACAGCAGCGAACTAGCCGGCCGTCCGCGCTGGCTGATCGGCAACAAGGCCGATCTCCTGCCCCTCCCGGAAGCCGCACAACGCTTTCAGGCAATCTGCAAAGAACTTGCCTGGGAAGGTCCGGCCTTTCTCGTCTCGGCGGCGACGGGCGCCGGCTGCAAGGAGGTGACGCAGGCCATCTGGCGTGCCCTGCCGGAAATTCCGCCGGCCCCAGAACCCAGCGGCGATATCGACTGGTATGACGAGGAAGGCGCCGCCGAAGAGAGTGATTGGGACGAAGAGGATTGGGGCGACACCGATTGGGAGGATGAGGAAGAGGAATGACCCGCAGCGAACTCGCCGAAACCCATCGTTGGGTCGTAAAGATCGGCAGCAGCCTGCTCACCAATGACGGCAAAGGACTGAACCACCCCGCCATTGCGGCCTGGGTTGCGCAGCTCACCGAGTTGCACCGCCAGGGACTGGAGCTGATCCTGGTCAGCTCCGGCGCCGTGGCAGCAGGCATGGAACGCCTCGGCTGGCAAACCCGTCCGCGCGCCCTGGCCGAACTTCAGGCCGCGGCCAGTATTGGCCAGGCCGCCCTGGTCCAAGTCTATCAAGGATATCTGCAGGCGGGCGGCATGATCGGCGCCCAGGTCCTCCTCACCCACGAAGATCTGCGCGACCGCCAGCGTTACCTCAGCGCCCGCGCCACCCTACGTACCCTGCTGGAGATGGGCAGCCTACCCATCATCAACGAAAATGACGCCGTTGCCAGCGCAGAACTGCGTTTTGGCGACAACGACACCCTCGCTGCCATGGTGAGCAACCTGCTGGAGGCCGACCTGCTGATCATCCTCACCGATCAGGCGGGTCTGTATGAAGCCGATCCGCGCCAGCAGCCCGACGCCATGCTTCTGCACGAAGTGCGCGCCGGCGATCCGCAATTGCTGGCCATGGCCGGCGGCGCTGGTAGCAAGGTCGGTACCGGGGGCATGCGCAGCAAGGTAATGGCCGCAAGCCGGGCGGCACGTTCCGGCACCGCCACCATCGTTGCCAGTGGCCATGAACCTGACGTGTTGCTGCGCCTGTACCGCGGGGAGGTGCTCGGCACCCGTTTTCAGCCACAAATCCCTCGGCTTGCTGCGCGCAAGCGCTGGTTCCTTGGGCAGTTACGGCCTATGGGCCGACTGCGGCTCGATGCAGGCGCGGTCCGCGTCCTGCGGGAAAAAGGCTCCAGCCTGCTACCGGTAGGGGTAACCGGGATCGAGGGAGAATTTCAGTGTGGCGACCTGGTCTCCTGCCTGGATCCCGAGGGGCAAGAGATTGCCCGCGGACTGATCAATTTCGCCAGCGCCGAAGTGCTGGCCCGCCTGGGGAAAAACAGCGCCGAGATTACGGAGCTATTTGGCGAGCAGGAGGCGGTGGAGCTCATCCACCGCGACAACCTCGCCCTGCTCCCCTGACGGTTCTAGATGTGCCCCTCCGGGGCAAGCACGCAGGGTTGCTCGCTGTCGCCGGTTTCCACCTGCAGGGTGGGATGGTGAATCTGGAAATGCTCAGCTAGCTCTTCGGCAAGCTCGTGCAGAAAATCGTCACCTCTTGGTCCGTCTGGCATCAACAGATGAGCCGTCAGGGCGTTTTCACTTGTGCTCATGGCCCAGATGTGCAGATCGTGCACCTCCTGCACGCCCGGCCGGGCAAGGAGAAAATGCCGCACGGCCAGCGGATCGATCCCTTTGGGTACGGCATTGAGGGCAAGACCAATCGACTCCTGCAGCACGCCCCAGGTAAACCAAACAATGAAGGCACTGACCAGAATACTCGCGGCGGCATCGAGCCAGACCCAGCCGGTAAACAGAATGACGATTCCCGTGCCTACCACCCCGAGCGATAGTGTGGCATCCCCCGCCATATGCAGGAAGGCGGCGCGCAGATTGAGATCCTCTTTTTGCCCGGCGACGAACAGGAGAGCCGTCGCGGTGTTGATGAGCACACCGACCGCTGCCACGATGATGATATCCCAGGCTGCGACTGGCGCCGGATGCAATAAACGCAGGATGGCTTCCCAGATGATGCCACCGGTGACCAGGAGCAGAAGCACCGAGTTGCCCAAGGCGGAGAGGATCGAGGCGCCACGCAGACCGTAGGTGAAGCGCAGTGAAGGAGAACGCTGCGCCAGCTTACTCCCCCCCCAGGCCAGCAGCAGGCCAAAGACATCCGCAAAGTTGTGTCCCGCGTCTGCCAACAAGGCTAAGGAGTCTCCCAGAATGCCAAACGCGATTTCCACCAAAACGAAAGCGACGTTCAGAGCGATGCCAATAGCGAAGGCCCGCCCAAAATTTGCTGGCACATGGTGCTGGTGGCCATGGTGACCATGCCCGTGCAATTGCTCGTGATGCTCCAAATCTCCCGCCACGTGCTGCATTTCCCCTCCCAGAGATGTAATTGTCGTAGTGTACGCATCGCTGCAGACGCTTGCAATCCCGGCGCAGAGCTGCATTAATACGACTAGAGCGTCTGCGCACGGAGTCAAACCATGAAGCGCATCATACTTTTCCTGGCAACCAATCTAGCCATCCTGCTGGTGCTCAGCATTTCCTGGACCATTCTGTCGCAGCTCTTCGGCTTTGATCAGGCCAGCGCGGGAATCCACTTACCGACTCTGCTGGTTTTTTCTTTGCTTTTTGGGTTTGGTGGTGCGTTCATTTCCCTATTGATGTCGAAGTGGGTAGCCAAGCGCAGCGTCGGTGCCGAAGTCATCCAACAGCCAAGCAATCCCACGGAACATTGGCTATTGCAAACCGTGCAGCGCCACGCGACTGCCGCCGGAATTGGCATGCCGGAGGTCGCGATCTATCCCTCGCCCGAGATCAACGCCTTTGCCACCGGCGCCAGTCGCAATCACGCCCTGGTTGCCGTCAGTACCGGCCTGTTGCAGCAGATGAACGCCGATGAGGCGGAAGCCGTGCTCGGACATGAAATCGGTCACATCGCCAATGGCGACATGGTCACGCTCACCCTGATTCAGGGCGTGGTCAACACGTTCGTCCTCTTTTTCGCCCGCATCATCGGCAATTTGGTGGACCGCGTCGTGTTTCGCAATGACGAGGGCAGTGGGCCCGCCTATTGGATTACCACCATCGTGGCCGAGATGGTTCTTGGTCTGCTGGCCAGCAGCATAGTTCTATGGTTTTCCCGCCAGCGGGAATTTCGTGCCGATGCCGCCGGCGCCCGCTTTGCCGGACGCAACAAAATGATCGCGGCCTTGGAACGCCTGCGTGCGTCCCACGAAGAAAGTCATCTACCCAAGGCCTTGACCGCCTTCGGCATTCTCGGACATGGCAGCATCTCGCGCCTGTTCATGAGCCATCCTCCGCTCGAGGAGCGCATCGCTGCCCTGCGGCAGCAGAGCTAGGGAAGGGACGTTACCAGAAGCGGGCCTTCAGCTTCCCTGCCCTTCCAGGGAACAGACGCCATTTTCCTGCATGCCCTTGCAGGTACCATAGAGGGAAAGACTGTGATCGGTGATATGAAAGCCCCGCTCGGCAGCGATCTGCAACTGGCGGTTCTCCAGTGTTTGATCAAAAAATTCGAGGACTTTGCCGCAGGCGGTGCAGACCATGTGGTCATGATGGCCACTTTCATTGAGCTCGAAGACGGCGCGGTCGCCTTCGAAATGGTGGCGACGTACCAGGCCCGCCATTTCGAACTGCGTCATGACGCGGTAGACAGTTGCCAAGCCTACCTCTTCTCCGGCGTCGAGCAGCTGTCGGTAGACCTCTTCTGCCGTCAGGTGCCGCGTCTCGCTGGCCTCGAGAATTTGCAGGATCCGCAGGCGCGGTAGGGTGGCCTTCAGACCAGCCCGTTTCAGTTCTTCACTATTCATCCGATCCAATGGCAAGTGGCGCGTTCTTTTAGTAGCATAGTGGCACCGTACGCCCAAGACAAGGATCATGCGCACATTCTCTTTTCTCGCGAGCACCCTCCTTCTCTGCACCGCCCTGAGCGCCTGCAGCATCTATCGCGTCAACGTGCAGCAAGGTAATGTCGTCAGTCAGAAAGAACTGGCGCAAATCCACAAAGGCATGGACAAGGCCGAGGTCAGCGCAGTGCTGGGTGCGCCTTTGTTGCAGGACCCCTGGAATTCCGATGAATGGGTTTACAGCTACAGTGACAAACCGGCCTATGGCAGTACCACGGTGCGCAACATCATCCTGCATTTCACCCGAAACGGCAGCTTACAAAGCATCAGCGGCGACGTGAAGGCTCTGGCAAGCAAATAAAACGCAAAACGCTCAGCCGGAATTTTTTGCCAGACGCTGGTTACCATAGACCTGCCGTGCCCGCTGTCCGAAGCGCTGCACCATGGTTTCCGCTGCTTGCTTGAAGATCGGTTCCAGGAACGCGCCGATTAGGCGGCTGGCAAATTCAAAGCGCATGTCCAGAGTCACTCGCGTGCCACCTTCCACGGGCTCCAGCTGCCAAAGTCCTTCCAAGAAGCGAAAGGGGCCATCGACCAGACGCACCTCGGCCAGTTTCGGACGCTGGTAGCGGTTGCGCGTGGAAAAGGCTTTTCCGAAGGAATTGTGGGCGATGCGGATCTCGGCAACCACTTCATCGCCACGATCCTGCAGGATACGGGTGGCGCCACACCAGGGCAGGAATTGCGGATAACTGCGGATATCTTCGACCAGGGCAAAGATCTCTTCGGCGCTGTAGGGTAACACCGCCGTCTTGCGGATATGGTGCATCAAGCTCCTCGACTCAGTAGCGACGCGAGCCCAACGCCCGCGCCTGAATGCGACGATCGATCTGGGCCAGCAGCCACTCCAGCAGCCGTCGCCAAATGGACCGGCGTTGCCAGTGCTCCGCAGAAATCTCCTGAGAGCGAGCAAATTCGCGCAGAAACAGGGTGCGCAGCAGAGCCAGGGGAGGCAGACCTTTTACTTCGAGATTGAGCTCGCGGTTGAACCAGAGGCTCAGAAAATCGAGGTTGGCCGAACCGACCGCGCCCCACTGACCATCCACCAAAACATATTTGGCATGCAGGAAACTTTCCTGATACTCGTACACCCGCACACGATGTCGCAACAGCTTTTGATAATACGCCTGAATGCCCAGGCGCAAAAGGGGATGATCCGTCACTCGGCCCGCCAGCAGCACGCGTACATCCACGCCGCGACGCACGGCGCCATACAGGGCCGAGAGAACGATGGGATCGGGATTGAAGTAGGGGGTAGCGATCCACAGACTCTCCCGCGCCGAGCGGAAAGCGGCGAGATAGCGGCGGCGAATCGTATAGCGATCCGGTGGCGAACCCGCCAGCAGGCGCACTATGGCATCGGTGCTCCGATCGATGGATCCGTCGGGAAAGGCGCGCAATTCCTTGTGCGACAGCGGGCGGTTTTTCAGAAACAGGCGGCGGACCAGAGGCACGATCGGCCCGCGACAGGCAAAGAGTGTATCACGGTAGGGAAGCTGCCCCGGATCGCCACGCAGCCAAGCATCGGCAAGGGCAACGCCGCCCACCGCCAACCATTGTTGGTCGATGAGCACGATGCGCCGATGGCTGCGGCGCAGGCTCCTCTCCCAACCGCGCCAGGCAAGGCGGTGATACCACTCGAAAGTGCCACCAGCGGCACGCAACTTCTGAATCCAGCGGTCGGGGAATCCACGACTACCCACCGCATCGAGACGCAGGTGCACCAATACACCGTCACGCGCCTTCGCGCAGAGGATGTCGAAAATTTCTTCCGGCCAATTGCCCGCTTGAAAAATATAGTTCTCGAACAGAATTTCCTGCTCCGCAGCACGTAGCTTTTCCACCAGATGGCGCGCAATGACTGGCATCTCCGTCAGCAGTGTCCAGTCCATAGCGGGTAGCCAGGCCGGATTACGCCGCGCCATCTTTGCCCTTCACCATTTTCGCCATTGCTCAACCTTGCGCCGGATCTTCCTGCCGGCAGTCTACCCCAGGCACCATATCGGGACTATGGCGCCCCGCACCTTGTGCGCCGCGTCGCGCTTTGCGCTAAGATCGCGCTCTGATCCACAGCTTGGGATGTCATGAGCAGCAGCACCATTGCCCTCAATCGTGAGGCGAGACACGAATACTTCATCGAGGAGCGCTTCGAGGCCGGTATCGCCCTTGAAGGGTGGGAAGTGAAGTCCCTGCGGGCCGGACGCCTGCAGCTCAAGGACAGCTATGTGGTGATGAAAAATGGAGAGCTCTGGCTGCTGGGCGCGCACATCAGCCCCCTACCCACTGCCAGCACCCACATCCAACCAGACCCGACCCGTACCCGCAAACTGTTGATGCATCGCCAGGAAATCAATCGCCTGATTGGTGCCGTCGAGCGCAAGGGCTTTACCATCGTCCCCCTGGCGATGTACTGGAAGCAGGGGCGCGCCAAGGCCGAGATCGCCCTGGTCAAGGGGAAGCAGGCGCACGACAAGCGTGCCACGCTCAAAGAACGCGAGTGGCAACGGGACAAGGCGCGCATTCT
This sequence is a window from Acidithiobacillus sp. AMEEHan. Protein-coding genes within it:
- a CDS encoding Do family serine endopeptidase — encoded protein: MTAKSAKSRKMILAVGSAVFAVGLGAVGVSFAANEEMPIPKPVLHAPGPKMVPVPDFSPIVEKYGNAIVKIDDSDTKVVGGAQGQNPFPKNSPFYQFFQNFPGVQPPQREKEEALGSGFIISPNGYIVTAGHVVRGMHHIIVTLTNHRAYPAKVVGLSVRYDTALLKIDAHNLPTVELGNANDLKVGQWLLAIGMPFGFYNTVTQGVVSALDRSLPHDDEYIPFIQSDVPINPGNSGGPIFNMSGQVVGINDQIYTNDGGYMGLSFSIPINTAMRAVDAFLAHKKLRFGWLGVDVQEVTPQMAQALHLKEPVGALVANVEPNEAAAKAGLKTGDVIVTYDHKPVYSVGSLPPLVGDTPPGTRVPIGILRNGKPETIDAVIGTMPQKMRHAEMDKVVDIHRLGLRVSSLDAAEKKALGIRHGVLIESVYPGPAAEIGLHEGMAIQEINQQAVDSPQQLESIVKGLPAHQPISVLIRQGHNSLFVVIHLPKE
- the cgtA gene encoding Obg family GTPase CgtA encodes the protein MQFLDEVRITVGAGNGGHGSVSFRREKFIPFGGPDGGDGGRGGDVYLVAQENLNTLIDFRYQRRYRAENGHGGAGRQMTGRAGKDLEIAVPVGTLVYDEDTRELLGDLRENQQRLLIAKGGRGGHGNLWYKTSVNRAPRQFEKGGLGEERNLRLELRLLADVGLLGLPNAGKSTFIRAVSAAKPKVASYPFTTLHPQLGVVRVGEHESFVLGDIPGLIPGAAEGAGLGTRFLRHLRRTRLLLHLVDIAPLEESDPAQSVTALAAELEAYSSELAGRPRWLIGNKADLLPLPEAAQRFQAICKELAWEGPAFLVSAATGAGCKEVTQAIWRALPEIPPAPEPSGDIDWYDEEGAAEESDWDEEDWGDTDWEDEEEE
- a CDS encoding D-alanyl-D-alanine carboxypeptidase family protein; the protein is MNLSLRRLRAPLLALCFSPMGVSLAQAADLQPPPPPIPDCKSYVLMDFRTGAIIAEKDPDLQLPPASLTKLMTAYLTYRALAEGRLHWNQQIPVSNVAWHTGGSSMFIQPNLPVTVSQLMHGLIIDSGNDAAVALAQAVAGNRAAFVEEMNAEAQKMGLEGAHYSNVDGLPDPGLHLSAMNIATISRNLIQKYPQVIDISKIKYYRYNHITQRSWNPALFGHPSIDGLKTGHTNAAGHCMDTTAIRHGRRLIAVVMGAPNWPAGVNDVVALLDYGYTFTGDVEAVKAGTVLGKYSDPQLDPEDFAVKAAEDVWVTVPEGEQKDLQRTVSYDKLGDKAVAAGAVVGHLQITLHGKVLGETPLVAAEAAKPAGTIGTLWHQAENAL
- the rplU gene encoding 50S ribosomal protein L21, with the protein product MYAVVENGGKQYRVAVGDKLRLEKMEAEAGSELVLDRVLLLGEGEEVQVGQPLVAGASVKVTVLSQGRADKIHIFKMRRRKHFRKRQGHRQYYTEVRISSIDA
- the rpmA gene encoding 50S ribosomal protein L27; amino-acid sequence: MAHKKAGGSSRNGRDSESKRLGVKRYGGQAVIAGNIIIRQRGTQYHPGANVGIGKDHTLFALSDGVVHFERKGPRQVRTVSVING
- a CDS encoding APC family permease; protein product: MSDSSTLQRDVVSFWGLVGQSISGMAPTCDVVAFMTAGAAFALVAMPLSYLAAFILMFIEVNTIYHLTKHRASAGGYYSFVSAGLGAPAALVTGFMVIFYQTLSVGAIPVYVGGVFLPGLARSLGIALPSWFWIASILFFVGVPWLLSVAGIRPSIRTVALTSLMEILFLVGSSLFIISRALPAHPWAPFSTADVGFKGVAMGMIFAITSFIGIGSHTPLAEEARGVRTQNGRVIGKAALVSLSLVGAALVLSAYALTVGWGMHDMRSFAANGAPGVLVFEKYLGFWGAAALVILAINSAMADGLALLNGSARVLFAIARDRLLHTRFALVNGQRAPQGAINFLTALALALAILFGLVFGPSNGFNVMTTAVLIGLVTAHTLMNLALMRLPAGDDSRTGRVFFHFLLPVVATLLFWWVLWESLFPLAYPLGWSLALWIAAILPALFYASWRARRLPREQARRLGTPAP